In a genomic window of Dyadobacter fermentans DSM 18053:
- a CDS encoding DUF1501 domain-containing protein has protein sequence MQHHHEDEFRLHTPEFNELHRKLDRRRFLTQTSLGLGAMAVGSLFGLDKLYGSATRQAATASDLEADILKALPHIAPKAKRVVYLFMAGGPSQFETFDYKPGLIKMAGQNLPDSVRKGQRLTGMSASQSALPMAPSIYGFNQHGKTNTWVSELLPYTAKVVDDLCIVKSIYSEAINHDPAITFFQTGNQLPGRPSIGSWVSYGLGTDNNNLPTFIVLVSKNAPKDQPLYARLWGNGFLESRHQGVQFRSGKDPVLFLNNPEGYDGHDRKEMLDYLSKLNQLQNDAYGDPEINNRIAQYEMAFRMQTSVPEVMDTAAEPDEVFELYGPDSRDPGTYAANCLLARKLLEKDVKFVQLYHQGWDQHGGLPKAIAQQCKATDQATGALIMDLKRRGLLDDTLVIWGGEFGRTVYSQGKLSATDYGRDHHPRCFTMWMAGAGVKSGFSFGETDDFSYNIVKDPVHVHDFHATLLHLMGVDHERLTYKFQGRRFRLTDVHGKLVKDILA, from the coding sequence ATGCAGCACCATCACGAAGACGAATTCCGCCTGCATACGCCCGAATTCAACGAACTGCACCGGAAACTCGACCGCCGCCGCTTTCTTACCCAGACATCCCTCGGGCTGGGCGCGATGGCCGTCGGCTCGCTTTTCGGGCTGGATAAGCTATACGGATCGGCCACGCGGCAAGCCGCCACCGCCTCGGACCTCGAAGCCGATATCCTGAAAGCATTGCCGCATATCGCGCCCAAGGCCAAGCGCGTGGTGTATTTGTTTATGGCAGGCGGGCCTTCGCAGTTCGAAACGTTCGACTACAAGCCCGGATTGATCAAAATGGCAGGGCAAAACCTGCCCGATTCGGTGCGGAAAGGTCAGCGGCTCACGGGCATGAGCGCGAGCCAGAGCGCGCTGCCTATGGCCCCGTCGATTTACGGTTTCAACCAGCACGGCAAAACCAACACCTGGGTGAGCGAGCTGCTGCCGTACACCGCCAAAGTGGTGGACGACCTCTGCATTGTCAAATCCATTTATTCGGAAGCCATTAACCACGACCCTGCCATTACCTTTTTCCAAACCGGCAACCAGCTTCCGGGCAGGCCGTCCATCGGATCATGGGTAAGCTACGGGCTCGGGACCGACAACAACAACCTGCCCACATTCATTGTATTGGTTTCAAAAAATGCCCCCAAAGACCAGCCGCTCTATGCCCGGCTTTGGGGAAACGGCTTTCTCGAATCACGGCACCAGGGCGTGCAGTTCCGTTCGGGCAAAGACCCGGTGCTGTTCCTGAACAATCCGGAAGGCTACGACGGCCACGACCGGAAGGAAATGCTGGACTATCTTTCGAAACTCAACCAGCTGCAAAACGACGCTTACGGCGACCCGGAGATCAACAACCGCATTGCACAATACGAAATGGCCTTCCGCATGCAAACCTCCGTGCCCGAAGTAATGGACACCGCCGCGGAACCCGACGAAGTTTTCGAACTCTACGGCCCCGATAGCCGCGACCCGGGCACCTATGCGGCCAACTGCCTGCTGGCGCGCAAACTGCTCGAAAAAGACGTCAAGTTTGTGCAGCTCTACCACCAGGGCTGGGACCAGCACGGCGGGCTGCCCAAGGCTATCGCGCAGCAATGCAAGGCCACCGACCAGGCCACCGGCGCGCTCATTATGGACCTGAAACGCCGCGGGTTGCTGGACGATACCCTGGTGATTTGGGGCGGGGAATTCGGCCGGACGGTGTATTCGCAAGGCAAGCTCAGCGCTACCGACTACGGCCGCGACCACCATCCGCGGTGCTTCACGATGTGGATGGCCGGCGCGGGCGTCAAATCGGGATTCAGTTTTGGCGAAACCGACGATTTCAGCTACAATATCGTGAAAGACCCGGTGCACGTCCACGACTTCCACGCTACGCTGCTGCATTTGATGGGTGTGGACCACGAGCGGCTCACCTACAAGTTTCAGGGCAGGCGTTTCCGTCTCACAGACGTGCATGGAAAGCTGGTGAAAGACATT